A window of Halopseudomonas sabulinigri genomic DNA:
GAACGCTTTCTATGCCCAGTCGGGCGGGGTAACTGCCGTTATCAACGCCTCTGCTGCCGGCGTGATCGAAACTGCTCGCCAGCATCCCGATAAGATCGGCACGGTCTACGCCGGACGCAACGGCATTATCGGCGCCCTGACCGAAGAGCTTATCGACACCAGCCTGGAATCCATCGACGATATCGCCGCGCTGCGCCACACGCCGTCCGGCGCCTTCGGCTCCTGCCGCTACAAGCTGAAAAGCCTGGAAGCCAACCGCGCCGAATACGAACGTCTGATCGAAGTTTTCAAAGCGCACAACATCGGTTACTTCTTCTATAACGGCGGTGGCGACTCGGCCGACACCTGCCTCAAGGTCTCGCAACTGGCCGAAACCCTCGGCTATCCGATCCAGGCCATCCACGTACCCAAGACGGTCGACAACGACCTGCCGATCACCGACTGCTGCCCGGGCTTTGGCTCCGTGGCCAAGTACGTCGCCACCTCGATCCGCGAAGCCGGGTTCGACGTTGCCTCCATGGCCGCCACCTCCACCAAGGTGTTCATCCTTGAGGTGATGGGCCGCCACGCTGGCTGGATTACCGCCGCCTGTGGTCTGGCCAATGAAGGCGAAGGTCAGCCGCCGCACATTCTGCTGTTCCCCGAAATCGAGTTCGACCAGGCCGCCTTCCTGGCCCGTGTCGACGAGTGCGTAAAAACCCACGGTTACTGCGTGATCGGCGTTTCCGAGGGCATCAAGAACAGCGATGGCAAGTTTCTCTCCGAGTCCGGCCTGACCGACGCCTTTGGTCACGCGCAATTGGGCGGCGTGGCGCCGACCATCGCCAAACTGGTAAAGGAAGAGCTGGGCTATAAATACCACTGGGCCGTTGCCGATTACCTGCAGCGCGCTGCCCGTCACATCGCTGCCAAGGTGGATGTGGATCAGGCCTACGCGCTGGGCCAAGCCGCAGTGAAAATCGCCCTGGAAGGCAAGAACTCGATCATGCCGGCGATTCGCCGCCTGAACGATGCGCCTTACGAGTGGGACATCATCGAAGCGCCGCTGAAGGATGTGGCCAACGTCGAGAAGTTCATGCCGCGCGATTTCATCACCGATGATGGCTTTCACATTACCGACGCCTGCCGCCGCTACCTGTCGCCGCTGATCCAGGGCGAAGACTTCCCGCCGTTCAAGAATGGCATGCCGCACTACGTCACCCTGAAGCGCCAGACCGTAGCCAAAAAGCTGCCGCCATTCGCAGTCTAGACGCCTCGAGTTGACACAACCGCCGTATCCTCTGGAGCGGCGGTTTTTTTGTGGCCGCCGATTGCAGATTGCCTCATGCTGATGCAGGATGAAGCGAATGACTGATAAAAACCTCCCAGCCACTTAATGACCAAAAATGGGTAATCGTATGCGCATAGTTCAGGCAGATGTGGATCGCCTTGATGAAGTAACGCCCCTGTTCATCAAGTACCGCGAGTATTACGGGCAGTTGCCCAAGCCGGAAGCCTCACGCCGCTTTTTGGAGGCGCGCCTGGTGCACGAGCAAGCCATCATCCTGATCGCCGAAGACGATGACTCTGGCAAGGCCTTGGGCTTTTGCCAGTTCATTCCGAGCTTCTCGGCGCTGACGCTGTCTGCCGCCTGGGTACTCAAAGGCATCTACGTTACCGAAGAGGCGCGCCGGCAATTGGTTGCCGACAAGCTGATCAACCACGCCAAGGACCTGGCGCGCGCTGCGGGTGTTGAACGCATGACGGTAATGACCGGCGAAGATAACGTGGCGGCGCAAAGCCTCTACCGCTCACTGGGTTTCAGCAACGATCACGACTTCATGTACTTCGCGCTGAAGCTGAACTAACCCGCCCTCGCCCCCTTCGCACACACTACCTACGGTGAGCGGCCACGCCGCTCCTGTTCCCCATTAAAGCGTCCAGCAAACTGCCTGCCAGCATGCACCGCCACAACGCCCGCTTGCGCGCGTCTGGCCCCCACCATAGAATGCGACTGATTATCATTAGCTGAACCCGAGTCAACCGGGCCTCCCAGCTGACTGGCACAGGGCCCGGCGATGGACATGCACACACTTTACCGCGACCACCACGGCTGGCTCGAACGCTGGTTGATCAGCAAACTCGGCTGCTCGCACCGCGCGGCCGACCTGGCGCAGGACACCTTCATGCGCTTACTGGCCAAGGACGACCTGCCCGGACTGCATGAACCCAGGGCCTTTCTCACCACAGTGGCCAAACGGGTCATGTCCAACCAATGGCGCCGCAAACAGCTCGAGCAGGCCTACCTTGAAGCCTTGGCACACCAACCCGAACGCTTCGCCCTGTCGCCGGAAGAGCAGGCACTGGTGATGGAGACCTTGCTGCAGGTCGACCGCCTGCTCGACGGCCTCCCCGGTGTGGTGCGCCGTGTTTTTCTGCACGTACAGCTCGACGGCATGAGTCATGCCGACGTGGCCCGGGCGCTGAATATTTCCATCAGCACAGTCAAGCGCCACCTGCGCCGCGCCGCCCTGCGCTGCTACTTCGGCCTGGAACTGGAGCAATGACCTCCCTTGGCGATATTCCTCAGGACGTCGCGCTGGCGGCGGTAGACCGGCATATCGCACAGCTGGCCGGCGAGCTGGACCCAACAGAGCTTTGCGACTGGCTGGCAGCCGATGAACGCCATCAGCGTGCCTGGCAGCACATCCAATCCACCAACCAGCAGTTCGGCGCGGCCCTCAACCCCGCCGCCCGCGCAGCACTGTTGGCCCCCAGCGGGGCGCAGCGCCGCCGGGCAGTCAAAGCCCTTGGCCTGCTGTTGTTTAGCGGCAGCCTTGCGACTGTGGGCTATCAACTACCCTGGCGCGAGAGACTGGCCGATATTCGCACCGACACCGGAGAACATCGCAGTCTTACCTTGCCAGGTGGGGCGCAGCTGGAGGTCAACACCGCGAGCGCAATAAACCTCGAGTACACTGCCTCGGGCCTGCAACTGCGACTGCTGCAAGGCGAGCTGCTGCTGAATACCTCCGCGACCAACATCAGTGTTGTCACCGCACAGGGCGTGCTGCGGCCGCAGGCCACGCGTTTCGCGGTGTTACAGCGGGACGGCAGGTCGCAGGTTGATGTATTGAGCGGCGCGGTGGCGATTTACCCCGCACAGGCCTCGGGGCTGGCAGGCGTGCTGCAAGCAGGCCAGAGCGCCCACTTCGATGAGCGCCAGCTGTCGGCGGTACAACCCACTGACGCACAGCGCTTCGCCTGGACCCAGGGCATGCTGGTGGCCTCCAGCATGCCGCTCGGGCAATTTGTGCAGACGCTTGCGCGTTACCGCCCAGGCTATCTGGGCTGCGACCCCACCATCGCGCAGCTGCGGATCTCCGGCTCCTACCCCCTGGCCTCAACTGACCGCATTCTCACCAGTCTGACGCAAAGCCTGCCGGTGCGCTTGCAAAGCCTGAGCCGTTATTGGGTGCGCCTGGTACCTGCCAGCGCCGCCTGAGCATTTCGCCGAATATAAAATAAATGAGCTGATTTTGATTCTCGCGTGACAGGGAAGGTAACCACTCGCCAACACCATTAAAAAAGGAATCAGCATGAGCTTCCCTCCCTTCCAGCGTCACCGACTGGCGGTCTGCTCCGCTACGCTGCTGCTGACCAGCGCGCTGGGTCTCGCGGCAGGCCCGGCGACCGCAGCCGATAGTCCCCAGGTAAAGCACTACCAGATCGCCAGTAGCGCACTGGAAGACGCACTCAACCAATTCGGCCGCGAGGCCGGCATCCTCTTGTAGTACGACCCCAGCCTGGTTGCAGGGCGGCGAGCGCCGGCACTGCGTGGCGATTTTAGCGTTGCCGAAGGCTTGCAGCACTTGTTGCGCGGCAGCGGCCTGACCTTGGTGCACCAGGGTGACAACAACTACACCCTGAGCAAAGCGCAAGCGACTGGCGATGCCGACGGTACGGCTATCTTGCCCGCGATGGTCGTATCCGGCGCCGCCGTCAGCAGCACCACCGAGGGCAGCAACTCCTACACTACCGAGGTTACGAGCTCATCCACCGGACTTGACCTGTCGATACGCGACACACCGCAATCGGTCACCGTGGTGACCCGTCAGCGCATGGACGACCAGAACCTGACCTCCATCTCCCAGGTGCTGGATCAGGTTGTCGGTATCGAGGCGAACAGCACCAGCGCGCTGGGCAGCGACGGCATCAGCTACATGTCACGCGGCTTCTCGGTGGAAAATTATCTGGTCGACGGTGTGCCGCGGCCCACCGGCATCTATGGCTTTACCGAAGAAACCGCCGACATGATCGCCTACGACCGCATCGAGGTGGTACGCGGCGCCTCCGGCCTGATGTCCGGCATGGGCTCCCCCGCCGCTAGCGTAAACCTGGTGCGCAAGCGCGCTACCGCCATGCCGCAGGTACAGATCAACCTGCAGGGTGGCGCCTGGGACATGTACCGTGGCGAAGTAGACGTCAGCGGGCCGCTGCTCGATTCCGGCCGATTGCGCGGCCGGCTGGCAGCGGCCTATCAGGAGAACGACAGCTTCGTCGACCGCGAGCACCATGAGCAGCAGGCGCTTTTTGGTGTGCTCGAGGCCGATCTGAGCGACAGCACGCTGTTGTCAGCAGGCTTCGAGTATCAGGATTTCAACAACCAGGGCGCCTCGCGCGACGGCCTGCCGCTGTTCTATAGCGACGGCAGCTATACCGATCTGTCGCGCTCAACCAACTCCGGCACCGACTGGTCCGACTTTACCCGCGACAGCTTGAACCTCTTTGCCCGCCTGGAGCATCAGTTGGGCGACCGCTGGCAACTGAGAGTTCAGGCCGAAAACAAGAGCGGCGGCTACGACGAAAGCCTGGGCTACAACTACGCCCGCTGGATCGACAAGCAAACCGGCGCCGGTGGCACGCTGTATATGACCCGCTGGGCCGCCGACCAGGAGATAACCGCTTTCAACGCCAGCCTGCAAGGTAGCTTCGACTGGCTGGGCCAGGAGCACCAGCTGTTATTCTCGGCCTTCCACGCCGACTATGCCAATGAGGGCGACAATTACCCAGGCTGGTACAACGGCACCATGCCGGTGTCGCTGCCCAATTCCTTTGAGTTCTATGAAACCGGCTACTGGCCCAAGCCCGACCTGAGTGCAACGGGCGGCACCTTCGGCTCAGATGTCAAAACCACCGCCTACGCCGCGGCCATGCGCCTGAATCCAACCGATCGGGTACACCTGCTGCTCGGCGCCCGCGTCAGTGACTGGCAGCAGGACGACTGGACTAAAACCGCCGCCGGTGCCAAGACCACCACACCGGTCACCAACGAAAACGGCGTGGTCACCCCCTATGCCGGCCTGGTGCTCGATTTGACCGAGCAGTGGTCCACCTACGCCAGCTACACCGCCATCTTTGAGCCGCAGAACGAACAGGACATCAGTGGCAAGACGCTCGACCCGCTGGAGGGCAACAACTACGAGCTGGGCCTCAAGGGTGAGCTGATGGACGGCCGCCTGAATGCCACTCTCTCGGTGTTTCAGCTGCAGCAGGAGAATCTCGCGGTATCACTCGGCCCGGGCTTCGTTACGCCTAACGGCGCTCAGGCTTACCGCGCCGAGGCTGGTGCCGAGTCCGAAGGCTTCGAGCTGGAGCTTGCCGGTGAGCTGGCTGAGGGCTGGCAGGTGGCTGGCGGCTTTGCGCGCACCACCACCGAGAACAGCACCGGCGATCACATCAACCGCTACATCCCGGACAATACCTTCAAGCTGTTCACCACCTACGAGTGGGATCAACTGCTGCAAGGCCTGACAGTTGGCGGCAACCTGCGCTGGCAAGACGAGGCCGTTGCCGAAGACGCCGGCCCCAATGGCGAGGATTTCGTGCAGGACAGCCTGTTTCTGGTCGACCTGCTGGCCAAATATCGGGTCAACGAGCAGTTGAGTCTGGCGCTCAACCTGAACAACGCCTTCGACAAGACCTACTACAGCGGCATGCAGTATATCGGCCGCTACGGCGAGCCCCGCAACCTGGTCGCGTCGGCACGCTGGCAGTTCTGAGCCCACGTAGGCATTCGCCGCGAGCCTCGCGGCGAATGCCTGTTAATACGGGGCATATCAACTACGACCAAGGTACACCGGGTTTTACTTGGTATCCCTGCGCGATACGCCTATAATGCCGCCCAGTTTTCAACTATGGCCGATTCAGGTACCCCATGAGCTACGACCAGATCCCCGCAGGCAAAGACGTTCCCAACGACATTTATGTCGCCATTGAAATTCCAGCCAACCACGCGCCGATCAAGTACGAGATCGACAAAGACAGCAGCGCGCTGTTCGTTGACCGCTTCATGGCTACCCCCATGTTCTACCCGGCCAACTATGGCTACATTCCCAACACCCTGGCCGACGACGGTGACCCGCTCGACGTGCTGGTTGTGACGCCGCATCCGGTCGCCCCTGGCGCCGTGATCCGTGCTCGTCCGGTTGGCGTACTGCACATGACTGATGATGGTGGCGGAGATGCCAAGCTGATCGCCGTACCCCACGACAAACTGAGCGTGCTGTACCACGACATCAAGGAATACACCGACCTGCCTGAGCTGCTGATCCAGCAGATCCAGCACTTCTTCGAGAACTACAAGGATCTGGAAGCCGGCAAGTGGGTCAAGATCGACCGTTGGGGCAACGCTGACGAAGCCCGCGCGGAAATTGTTAAGGCTGTAAACGCTTACCAAAAATAAGCGTTTCGCCCCGTTGAAAAGCCGGCCACAAGCTGGCTTTTTTTATGTCTGTCGGTCAGCCTGAGGCTAGCCACCCGCCACCGGAAACTCGTATGACCGACCGCTACTTTGACCACCTGGGCGCACGCTTTGCCCAGCGTATCTACGACAGCCCCAAGGGTGCCATCCGTCTGGCGGTGCTGCAGCGCGACCTGCAGCAGTGGCTGCCGGCGCTAAGCGCATCAGCCACGCCACTGCGCATTCTGGACATAGGCGCCGGGCTGGGTCAGATCAGCACCTGGCTGGCCGGACTCGGCCACCAGCTAACCGTAGCCGAACCCGCCGAGGCCATGCTGGATATCGCCCGCCAGCGCATCGAGGAAAGCGCTCCGGCGCTGCCGGTGCACTTCCTGCAGGCGCCACTGCAGGAACTCGCCGCCCGTGGCGAGCAATATGACCTGGTGGTCTGCCATGCCGTCCTTGAGTGGCTGGCCGACCCGGCCACGGCCCTGCAGCAACTGGCGTCACTGGTACAGCCCGGCGGCGCGCTGTCACTGGCGTTCTACAACCGCGACGCGCTGATCTACAAGAATCTGGTCAAGGGGCAGTTCAAAAAGCTGCGCAAAAAGCCGCTATCCGGGCAAGGCAAGAGCGGTCTGACACCGCAACAGCCGCTGGACCCGCAAGAGGTACTACAGTGGAGCATCGCCGCCGGACTGGACTGCCGCGCCACCAGCGGTGTGCGCGTGTTCTACGATTACATGCCCGAACCCTTCTGCAGCAACAGCAGCCTGGATGACCTGATCGAGTATGAACTGCGCTACAGCCAGCACCCGGCCTATCAGCATCTGGGGCGGTATCTGCATTGGTGGCTGACGCCAGCGATGAGTGGGCAACTCTGAATCAGCGGCGCGCCATCCAGCGGTCGGCACGCCATAGATGCACAAACCAGCCGCCCAGCAGTAGCGAGCGCAGCAGCATGAAGCACAGAAACCCCAACCACACACCCTGATTGCCCAAGCCCTGCAGGCTCCAGGCCAGCGGCAGGTATAACAGCAGCGCGGCCAGCATGGCATTACGCATCGCGCGGGCGCGGGAGGCGCCGATGAATAGGCCGTCAAGCAGATAGCTCCAGACTGCAGCCAGCGGCATCACTGCCATCCAGGGCAGATAGGTGCCGGCCTGCTGGCGCACTTGGGGCAGATCGGTCAGCAGGGCAATAATCGTGTTGCCGCCCAGCAGAAATACCAGTACGAAACCGCAACTCAGCAGTAGTGACCACAGCGTGGATACCACCAGCACCTTGCGCAGGGCCGGTTTGTCCTGCCGCCCCAGTGCATGCCCACCCAGCGCCTCAAGCGCATGCGCCAAGCCATCCAGCCCGTGCGAGGTAAGCAACAGGAAGTTGAGCAGTACCGCATTGGCCGCCACCACCTCGTCACCCAGACGCGCGCCCTGCACGACCAGCAGGTAAAACACCGACTCCAGCGCCAGGGTGCGAATCAGAATATCGCGATTCACCCGAATTAACGGCGCCGCGCCGCGCAGCAACAGGGCGCGCAGCCAGTCGGTCTGCCCCGTGTAACGGCGCAATATCGGCTGCAACAGCGCCAACCCCAGCAGCAGGCCCAGATAATCGCTGATCACCGTGGCCCAAGCTGCGCCCGCCACGCCCCATTCCAACGCCACTACCAGCAGCAGATCCAAAGCCACATTACAAAGATTGACCGCCAGCAGCAGCACGAAAGGCGCACGGCTGTTCTGCGCACCGATAAACCAGCCAATCAACACGAAATTGGCCAAGGCCGCAGGCAGACTGTAGAGGCGAATACCAACGTACAGACGCGCCTGATCCAGCAGCGCCTGGCTGCTGTCCAGCAGATGCAGGCCCAGATTCAACAAAGGGGTTTGGAATAACCAGACCAGCAACGAGATCAGCAGCGCCAGCCATAGCGGCTGCAGCAGTACTCGGCGCAGCGCAGCGCCGTCTTCGGCACCGCAGGCCTGAGCGGCAAAGCCGGTCGTGCCCATGCGCAGGAAACCGGCTGCCCAGAGAATGAAAGTGAAGAGCGTACTGCCCACCGCCACGCCACCGAGAAAGTGAGCGCCATCCAGATGACCGATCACCGCCGTATCGACCAGCCCCACCAGCGGCACGCTGATGTTGGACAGAATCATCGGCAGTGCGATCGCCCACACCCGCTTGTGGGTCGGCG
This region includes:
- a CDS encoding 6-phosphofructokinase, with translation MTVKNAFYAQSGGVTAVINASAAGVIETARQHPDKIGTVYAGRNGIIGALTEELIDTSLESIDDIAALRHTPSGAFGSCRYKLKSLEANRAEYERLIEVFKAHNIGYFFYNGGGDSADTCLKVSQLAETLGYPIQAIHVPKTVDNDLPITDCCPGFGSVAKYVATSIREAGFDVASMAATSTKVFILEVMGRHAGWITAACGLANEGEGQPPHILLFPEIEFDQAAFLARVDECVKTHGYCVIGVSEGIKNSDGKFLSESGLTDAFGHAQLGGVAPTIAKLVKEELGYKYHWAVADYLQRAARHIAAKVDVDQAYALGQAAVKIALEGKNSIMPAIRRLNDAPYEWDIIEAPLKDVANVEKFMPRDFITDDGFHITDACRRYLSPLIQGEDFPPFKNGMPHYVTLKRQTVAKKLPPFAV
- a CDS encoding GNAT family N-acetyltransferase; protein product: MRIVQADVDRLDEVTPLFIKYREYYGQLPKPEASRRFLEARLVHEQAIILIAEDDDSGKALGFCQFIPSFSALTLSAAWVLKGIYVTEEARRQLVADKLINHAKDLARAAGVERMTVMTGEDNVAAQSLYRSLGFSNDHDFMYFALKLN
- a CDS encoding sigma-70 family RNA polymerase sigma factor → MHTLYRDHHGWLERWLISKLGCSHRAADLAQDTFMRLLAKDDLPGLHEPRAFLTTVAKRVMSNQWRRKQLEQAYLEALAHQPERFALSPEEQALVMETLLQVDRLLDGLPGVVRRVFLHVQLDGMSHADVARALNISISTVKRHLRRAALRCYFGLELEQ
- a CDS encoding FecR domain-containing protein, with protein sequence MTSLGDIPQDVALAAVDRHIAQLAGELDPTELCDWLAADERHQRAWQHIQSTNQQFGAALNPAARAALLAPSGAQRRRAVKALGLLLFSGSLATVGYQLPWRERLADIRTDTGEHRSLTLPGGAQLEVNTASAINLEYTASGLQLRLLQGELLLNTSATNISVVTAQGVLRPQATRFAVLQRDGRSQVDVLSGAVAIYPAQASGLAGVLQAGQSAHFDERQLSAVQPTDAQRFAWTQGMLVASSMPLGQFVQTLARYRPGYLGCDPTIAQLRISGSYPLASTDRILTSLTQSLPVRLQSLSRYWVRLVPASAA
- a CDS encoding TonB-dependent siderophore receptor — protein: MVAGRRAPALRGDFSVAEGLQHLLRGSGLTLVHQGDNNYTLSKAQATGDADGTAILPAMVVSGAAVSSTTEGSNSYTTEVTSSSTGLDLSIRDTPQSVTVVTRQRMDDQNLTSISQVLDQVVGIEANSTSALGSDGISYMSRGFSVENYLVDGVPRPTGIYGFTEETADMIAYDRIEVVRGASGLMSGMGSPAASVNLVRKRATAMPQVQINLQGGAWDMYRGEVDVSGPLLDSGRLRGRLAAAYQENDSFVDREHHEQQALFGVLEADLSDSTLLSAGFEYQDFNNQGASRDGLPLFYSDGSYTDLSRSTNSGTDWSDFTRDSLNLFARLEHQLGDRWQLRVQAENKSGGYDESLGYNYARWIDKQTGAGGTLYMTRWAADQEITAFNASLQGSFDWLGQEHQLLFSAFHADYANEGDNYPGWYNGTMPVSLPNSFEFYETGYWPKPDLSATGGTFGSDVKTTAYAAAMRLNPTDRVHLLLGARVSDWQQDDWTKTAAGAKTTTPVTNENGVVTPYAGLVLDLTEQWSTYASYTAIFEPQNEQDISGKTLDPLEGNNYELGLKGELMDGRLNATLSVFQLQQENLAVSLGPGFVTPNGAQAYRAEAGAESEGFELELAGELAEGWQVAGGFARTTTENSTGDHINRYIPDNTFKLFTTYEWDQLLQGLTVGGNLRWQDEAVAEDAGPNGEDFVQDSLFLVDLLAKYRVNEQLSLALNLNNAFDKTYYSGMQYIGRYGEPRNLVASARWQF
- the ppa gene encoding inorganic diphosphatase; translated protein: MSYDQIPAGKDVPNDIYVAIEIPANHAPIKYEIDKDSSALFVDRFMATPMFYPANYGYIPNTLADDGDPLDVLVVTPHPVAPGAVIRARPVGVLHMTDDGGGDAKLIAVPHDKLSVLYHDIKEYTDLPELLIQQIQHFFENYKDLEAGKWVKIDRWGNADEARAEIVKAVNAYQK
- a CDS encoding methyltransferase domain-containing protein — protein: MTDRYFDHLGARFAQRIYDSPKGAIRLAVLQRDLQQWLPALSASATPLRILDIGAGLGQISTWLAGLGHQLTVAEPAEAMLDIARQRIEESAPALPVHFLQAPLQELAARGEQYDLVVCHAVLEWLADPATALQQLASLVQPGGALSLAFYNRDALIYKNLVKGQFKKLRKKPLSGQGKSGLTPQQPLDPQEVLQWSIAAGLDCRATSGVRVFYDYMPEPFCSNSSLDDLIEYELRYSQHPAYQHLGRYLHWWLTPAMSGQL
- the dinF gene encoding MATE family efflux transporter DinF, with protein sequence MAAGSELLQLWRDPPTHKRVWAIALPMILSNISVPLVGLVDTAVIGHLDGAHFLGGVAVGSTLFTFILWAAGFLRMGTTGFAAQACGAEDGAALRRVLLQPLWLALLISLLVWLFQTPLLNLGLHLLDSSQALLDQARLYVGIRLYSLPAALANFVLIGWFIGAQNSRAPFVLLLAVNLCNVALDLLLVVALEWGVAGAAWATVISDYLGLLLGLALLQPILRRYTGQTDWLRALLLRGAAPLIRVNRDILIRTLALESVFYLLVVQGARLGDEVVAANAVLLNFLLLTSHGLDGLAHALEALGGHALGRQDKPALRKVLVVSTLWSLLLSCGFVLVFLLGGNTIIALLTDLPQVRQQAGTYLPWMAVMPLAAVWSYLLDGLFIGASRARAMRNAMLAALLLYLPLAWSLQGLGNQGVWLGFLCFMLLRSLLLGGWFVHLWRADRWMARR